The proteins below come from a single Leptidea sinapis chromosome Z, ilLepSina1.1, whole genome shotgun sequence genomic window:
- the LOC126978442 gene encoding LETM1 domain-containing protein 1 has translation MSLYRIINSSRILYQGNRSSSMISNTNYNNYVLLQKFRFQIDNRGKHTKSIKKEKEKFRMYVVQRYMDYVKEYSSVLETRFPSAVKMYRVFSVGMKEFLRDLKRYITLRINLVKDQSFSNMSRQDIELYEKMPSDMWRIAPVLILSAIPFGNYIIFPLAFLKPKMLLCSHFWSIQQKAEFSIQILTERLKNNRVVLRSLQAKMDAIPDTEIKKKWERILALLGSGVHPSVSDILNCKELFIKEPYHLSSLSYNHLGHLLKMHGLKKGLLRRKKLKYRAFILLEMDKAIIREGGVEKLGTDNLRNACHIRGLNGSHLTNQNMRDWLIQWLNISQNVDKDSYSLLLHCPIFFAYNHPQNWVLIY, from the exons ATGTCTCTTTATAGAATAATCAATAGTTCAAGAATATTATACCAGGGTAATCGCAGTAGTTCTATGATTTCAAATACgaactataataattatgtgttgTTACAAAAATTTAGGTTTCAAATAGATAACAGAGGAAAACACaccaaaagtataaaaaaagagAAAGAAAAATTTAGAATGTATGTTGTTCAACGTTACATGGATTATGTCAAAGAGTATTCTTCAGTATTAGAAACAAGATTTCCTTCAGCAGTAAAGATGTACAGAGTATTTAGTGTCGGTATGAAAGAATTTTTAAGAGACCTAAAGAGATACATCACCTTAAGGATTAATTTAGTTAAAGAtcaaagtttttcaaatatgaGTAGACAAGATATTGAGCTTTATGAGAAAATGCCATCAGACATGTGGAGAATAGCTCCTGTTCTCATATTATCTGCTATACCATTTGGTAATTACATCATTTTTCCTTTAgc GTTTTTAAAGCCAAAAATGTTATTATGTTCTCATTTTTGGTCAATACAACAAAAAGCAGaattttcaatacaaattttAACAGAAAGGTTGAAAAACAATAGAGTAGTATTAAGATCATTGCAAGCAAAAATGGATGCAATACCTGatactgaaattaaaaaaaagtgggaGAGAATTCTTGCTCTGCTTGGTTCCGGAGTTCATCCTTCAGTGTCTGATATACTAAATTGCAAGGAACTGTTTATTAAAGAACCTTACCATTTATCATCTTTGTCATATAACCACCTG GGACATTTACTGAAGATGCATGGCTTAAAGAAAGGTTTGCTacgaagaaaaaaattaaaatatagggCATTCATTTTACTGGAAATGGACAAAGCCATTATAAGAGAAGGTGGGGTGGAAAAACTTGGAACAGATAATTTAAGAAATGCATGTCACATCAGAGGATTGAACGGTAGTCATTTAACAAATCAAAATATGCGGGATTGGTTAATACAATGGCTTAATATTTCTCAGAATGTAGATAAAGACTCATATTCGTTACTCCTGCACTGTCCAATATTTTTTGCTTATAACCACCCACAAAACTGGGTGTTGATTTACTAG